A window from Vibrio cortegadensis encodes these proteins:
- the fcrX gene encoding ferric iron uptake transcriptional regulator FcrX: MSDNNQALKDAGLKVTLPRLKILEVLQQPECQHISAEELYKKLIDLGEEIGLATVYRVLNQFDDAGIVTRHHFEGGKSVFELSTQHHHDHLVCLDCGEVIEFSDDIIEQRQSEIAEKYNVRLTNHSLYLYGKCGDGTCKDNPDAHKAK; this comes from the coding sequence ATGTCGGACAATAACCAAGCGCTAAAGGATGCTGGGCTTAAAGTTACCCTTCCAAGGCTCAAAATTTTAGAAGTATTACAGCAACCAGAATGCCAACATATCAGTGCTGAAGAACTCTATAAAAAGCTGATAGACCTAGGTGAAGAAATTGGTCTTGCTACTGTTTATCGCGTTCTTAACCAGTTTGATGATGCAGGAATTGTGACTCGTCATCACTTTGAAGGTGGTAAATCGGTTTTTGAACTTTCAACACAGCACCATCATGACCATCTTGTGTGTCTTGACTGTGGTGAAGTTATCGAATTTTCGGACGATATCATTGAACAACGCCAAAGTGAGATTGCTGAGAAATACAACGTTCGCCTAACAAACCATAGCTTATATCTATACGGCAAATGTGGTGATGGGACATGTAAAGATAACCCAGATGCGCATAAAGCGAAGTAG
- a CDS encoding DUF4442 domain-containing protein: MNKNLAKIYKPGVVKFALNIWPPFWGAGIHIERISGDFRTVNMKLKLRWWNKNANRTQYGGSIFSLTDPVYSLMLMGILGERYYVWDKEASINFMKPGQSDLYADFEISQNQLDDIYRSTVDGDKCFPEFIIHIKDKKGNVVAEVQRKLYVRKKPQFREEELLEQ; encoded by the coding sequence ATGAATAAGAATTTAGCAAAGATATATAAACCAGGGGTGGTTAAATTTGCACTGAATATATGGCCTCCATTTTGGGGAGCGGGTATTCACATTGAGCGAATCAGTGGCGATTTTAGAACCGTGAACATGAAGTTAAAGTTACGCTGGTGGAACAAAAATGCCAATAGAACCCAATATGGAGGCAGCATTTTCTCATTAACAGATCCTGTTTACTCTTTGATGTTGATGGGTATTTTAGGCGAGCGATATTATGTATGGGATAAAGAGGCAAGCATTAACTTTATGAAGCCAGGGCAATCAGACCTTTATGCCGACTTTGAGATCTCACAAAATCAATTAGATGATATTTACCGCTCAACGGTTGATGGGGATAAGTGTTTTCCTGAATTTATTATCCATATTAAGGATAAGAAAGGGAATGTTGTCGCGGAAGTACAAAGAAAACTTTATGTGCGTAAGAAGCCGCAATTTAGAGAAGAAGAGTTATTAGAACAATAA
- the fldA gene encoding flavodoxin FldA — translation MASVGLFFGSDTGNTEAIAKTIQKQLSKKLVHVQDIAKSSKEDIDNFDLLLLGIPTWYYGEAQCDWDDFFPELEAIDFSTKLVAIFGCGDQEDYAEYFCDAMGTIRDIVEAKGGTIIGYTPTEGYEFEASKALVDGDENSFVGLCIDEDRQPELTDERVSKWVQQIHEEMCLAELED, via the coding sequence ATGGCAAGTGTAGGTCTCTTCTTTGGTAGCGATACAGGTAATACCGAAGCTATTGCAAAGACGATCCAAAAGCAACTGAGCAAAAAGCTCGTTCACGTTCAAGACATTGCAAAAAGCAGCAAAGAAGATATTGATAACTTTGATCTGCTATTGCTTGGCATTCCAACGTGGTACTACGGTGAAGCACAATGTGATTGGGACGATTTCTTCCCAGAACTAGAAGCGATTGATTTCTCAACTAAGCTTGTTGCTATTTTCGGCTGTGGTGATCAAGAAGATTACGCTGAGTACTTCTGTGACGCGATGGGCACTATCCGCGATATCGTTGAAGCTAAAGGCGGTACTATCATTGGTTACACACCAACTGAAGGCTACGAATTTGAAGCATCAAAAGCACTAGTTGATGGCGATGAAAATAGCTTCGTTGGTCTATGTATTGATGAAGATCGTCAACCAGAACTCACGGATGAGCGTGTTTCTAAATGGGTTCAACAGATCCATGAAGAGATGTGCCTAGCTGAATTAGAAGACTAA
- a CDS encoding DUF2788 domain-containing protein, which produces MLYDYMNQLESFGLDLLFAGIFFLIGMAIKDVLKQGNVPVFGRRIVWMVLFLGCAGFVAKGLIQLSWEGTGLG; this is translated from the coding sequence ATGCTTTACGACTACATGAATCAATTGGAATCTTTTGGATTGGATCTATTGTTTGCTGGTATCTTTTTCTTAATAGGTATGGCGATCAAAGATGTCTTGAAACAAGGTAATGTTCCAGTTTTCGGGCGTCGAATTGTATGGATGGTTCTATTTCTTGGTTGTGCTGGGTTTGTTGCGAAAGGGCTCATTCAGCTTAGCTGGGAAGGAACTGGATTAGGCTAA
- a CDS encoding alpha/beta fold hydrolase, which produces MSALLNYKLEGQGQTVVLIHGLFGNLDNLGLLSRDLKEDHQVLSIDLRNHGLSFHSDVHNYQVMAEDIISLLDHLDLASVILIGHSMGGKVAMKVTDLAPHLVMKQIILDMAPVAYHQRKHDNVFAGLTAVSAANLSSRSEVMTTLAEHIEIDGVRQFLSKSIIKVENTMRWRFNVDSIMNNYLSILDWEPITKSMTPTLFVKGGDSDYLTADHQADVQSQFSNAKAHVIANTGHWLHAEKPVEVLRAIRKFL; this is translated from the coding sequence ATGTCAGCACTTCTTAACTACAAACTCGAAGGCCAAGGTCAAACGGTCGTTTTGATCCACGGATTATTTGGAAATTTGGACAACTTAGGCCTGCTTTCACGAGACCTTAAGGAAGATCATCAAGTACTTAGCATTGATCTTCGTAATCACGGCCTCTCTTTTCACTCCGATGTTCACAATTACCAGGTAATGGCTGAAGATATTATCTCGCTGCTTGATCACTTAGATCTCGCGTCGGTAATCTTAATCGGACACTCGATGGGGGGGAAAGTCGCAATGAAAGTCACTGATCTCGCGCCACACCTTGTGATGAAACAGATCATTTTGGACATGGCTCCTGTCGCCTATCATCAACGTAAGCACGACAATGTCTTCGCTGGTCTGACTGCCGTATCAGCCGCGAATCTCTCGTCACGATCTGAAGTGATGACAACATTGGCTGAACATATTGAAATCGATGGTGTCAGGCAGTTTTTGTCTAAGTCCATCATAAAAGTCGAAAACACAATGCGTTGGCGCTTTAATGTAGATTCGATCATGAACAACTACTTATCGATTTTAGATTGGGAACCAATAACTAAGTCAATGACACCGACCCTATTCGTTAAAGGGGGAGACTCTGACTATTTGACCGCCGATCACCAGGCCGATGTTCAATCACAGTTTTCGAATGCGAAGGCTCATGTCATTGCGAATACAGGGCATTGGTTACATGCTGAAAAACCAGTTGAAGTACTAAGAGCAATCCGCAAATTCTTATAA
- the seqA gene encoding replication initiation negative regulator SeqA: MKTIEVDEDLYRFIAGQTQHIGESASDILRRLLNVDGQAVKPQPVADKPQGIVVSKDAGKVNHIDSVKEMRSLLISDEFASLKKAIDRFMLVLSTLHTINPESFSEATQVKGRKRVYFADNEATLLANGNTTKPKAIPNSPFWVITNNNTSRKRQMVEQLMSRMNYQADLIEKVSASI, encoded by the coding sequence ATGAAAACAATTGAGGTTGATGAGGATCTATACCGTTTTATTGCTGGCCAAACCCAACATATCGGTGAAAGTGCGTCGGATATTTTACGCCGTTTATTGAATGTTGATGGGCAAGCTGTGAAACCACAGCCCGTAGCTGATAAGCCACAGGGTATTGTTGTAAGTAAGGATGCGGGTAAAGTAAACCACATCGACAGCGTTAAAGAGATGCGCTCTTTACTTATTTCAGATGAATTTGCCTCACTGAAAAAGGCAATAGATCGATTTATGTTAGTACTGTCGACTCTGCACACGATTAACCCAGAGAGCTTTTCAGAAGCGACTCAGGTGAAAGGGCGTAAACGAGTCTATTTTGCAGACAACGAAGCAACATTACTGGCAAATGGCAATACGACCAAGCCAAAGGCAATCCCTAATTCGCCTTTCTGGGTTATTACCAATAATAACACTAGCCGTAAAAGGCAGATGGTAGAACAGCTGATGAGCAGGATGAATTATCAGGCTGACTTAATCGAAAAAGTATCAGCTTCAATTTAA
- the pgm gene encoding phosphoglucomutase (alpha-D-glucose-1,6-bisphosphate-dependent), with protein MAMHPRAGQKAQQEDLHNIPALVANYFLLQPIPGHSDHKVLFGTSGHRGTADKSTFNENHILAIAQAVAEVRAEKGTTGPLFVGKDTHALSEPAFSTVVEVLIANGVKVITQADNGYTPTPGVSHAILTYNLTHDDKADGIVITPSHNPPQDGGIKYNPVHGGPAEGELTQAIEDRANALITEGLQGVKRMPLADAKASELFVELDLVKPYIDDLVNVVDMDAIQKSGLKLGVDPLGGSGIDYWRQIGQAYNLDLTLVSEAIDPSFQFMSLDKDGVVRMDCSSPYAMAGLLALKDDYDLAFGNDPDYDRHGIVTSKGLMNPNHFLAVCIDYLYRHREGWGKEVAVGKTLVSSALIDRVVADLGRELCEVPVGFKWFVDGLYEGKFGFGGEESAGASFLRKDGTPWSTDKDGIILCLLAAEITAVTGKNPQQYYEELAAKHGESKYNRIQAVANGAQKDVLKKLSPEMVSAETLAGDAITARLTHAPGNGAAIGGLKVTTENGWFAARPSGTEDIYKIYCESFKGEEHLKAIEAEAQEIVNQVFAAAGL; from the coding sequence ATGGCTATGCACCCTCGTGCCGGGCAGAAAGCTCAGCAAGAAGATTTACATAATATTCCGGCTTTAGTTGCAAATTATTTCTTACTTCAACCTATCCCTGGTCACTCTGATCATAAAGTGTTATTCGGTACCTCTGGTCACCGTGGCACTGCAGACAAATCAACATTTAACGAGAACCATATTTTAGCGATTGCCCAAGCCGTTGCTGAAGTACGTGCAGAGAAAGGCACAACGGGCCCTCTATTTGTTGGTAAAGATACGCATGCATTGTCTGAACCTGCGTTTTCAACGGTTGTAGAAGTACTGATTGCCAATGGTGTGAAAGTTATCACTCAAGCGGATAATGGCTATACACCAACGCCTGGCGTATCACATGCGATTTTAACTTATAACTTAACGCACGATGATAAAGCGGACGGTATCGTTATTACGCCATCGCATAATCCACCTCAAGATGGCGGGATCAAATATAACCCTGTTCACGGTGGCCCTGCTGAAGGCGAACTCACACAGGCGATTGAAGATCGCGCAAATGCTTTGATTACTGAAGGCTTACAAGGCGTTAAACGTATGCCTCTAGCGGATGCAAAAGCATCAGAGCTATTTGTTGAGCTTGATTTGGTAAAACCATATATCGACGATTTAGTGAATGTTGTTGATATGGATGCGATTCAAAAATCAGGTTTGAAACTAGGCGTTGATCCACTTGGCGGTTCTGGTATCGATTACTGGCGTCAAATCGGCCAAGCGTACAACCTAGATCTTACATTGGTAAGTGAAGCGATTGATCCTTCATTCCAATTTATGTCACTTGATAAAGATGGCGTTGTTCGTATGGACTGCTCATCGCCATATGCAATGGCAGGTTTGTTAGCGCTTAAAGATGACTACGATCTTGCTTTTGGTAATGACCCAGATTACGACCGTCATGGCATTGTGACTTCTAAAGGTTTGATGAATCCTAACCATTTCCTAGCGGTTTGTATTGATTACCTATACCGTCACCGCGAAGGGTGGGGTAAAGAAGTTGCTGTTGGTAAAACTCTAGTATCAAGTGCATTGATTGACCGTGTGGTTGCGGATTTAGGCCGTGAACTTTGCGAAGTTCCAGTTGGCTTCAAATGGTTTGTTGATGGCTTATACGAAGGTAAGTTTGGCTTCGGTGGTGAAGAGAGTGCTGGAGCCTCTTTCTTACGTAAAGATGGTACGCCTTGGTCTACTGATAAAGATGGCATCATTCTTTGTCTGCTTGCGGCTGAAATTACCGCGGTAACGGGTAAGAACCCACAACAGTACTACGAAGAGCTTGCAGCAAAACATGGTGAGTCTAAGTACAACCGTATCCAAGCTGTGGCTAATGGTGCGCAAAAAGACGTACTTAAGAAACTCTCTCCTGAGATGGTATCTGCAGAAACACTGGCGGGTGACGCGATTACTGCTCGATTGACTCACGCTCCGGGTAACGGTGCAGCCATTGGTGGTCTTAAAGTGACGACTGAAAATGGTTGGTTCGCGGCGCGACCATCAGGAACGGAAGACATCTACAAAATTTACTGCGAAAGCTTTAAAGGTGAAGAGCATCTAAAAGCCATTGAAGCCGAAGCTCAAGAGATTGTAAATCAGGTCTTTGCAGCCGCAGGTCTTTAA